From Seriola aureovittata isolate HTS-2021-v1 ecotype China chromosome 20, ASM2101889v1, whole genome shotgun sequence, a single genomic window includes:
- the LOC130161261 gene encoding dnaJ homolog subfamily C member 13 isoform X1, with protein sequence MNVVKDNKDLACFYTTKHSWRGKYKRVFSVGTHGITTYNPTTLEVTNQWPYGDICGIGPVGKGQGTEFNLTFRKGSGKKSETLKFSTEHRTELLTEALRFRTEFSEGKITGRRYNCYKHHWSDTRKPVCLEVTPGGIDQIDPHTNRVVCSYDYRNVEGFVEVSDYQGGFCILYGGFSRLHLFASEHRDEIIRSAIEHAGNFIGITLRLRKEALTFEDFVTDRLGKYSSDESITSLAEFVVQKITPRHPEPVKRILALTETCLVERDPASYNIVTIKPFGEVFALICDVDNPQVFTVEFIRGQIRKYSSTERDSLLASLLDGVRASGNRDVCVKMAPTRRGQRWGLLSMPVDEEVESLHLKFLAAPPNGNFADAVFRFNANISYSGVLHAVTQDGLFSENKEKLINNAILALLSQEAELPALNAELESHFQAIRRLVASKAGFQAFTQLPKSGQGSGLTDATFREKLGVKTVKALKRNNNGVTHAAIDMLCALMCPMHDDYDLRQEQLNKASLLSSKKFLENLLEKFITNVDHGTGALVISSLLDFLTFALCAPYSETTEGQQFDMLLEMVASNGRTLFKLFQHPSMAIVKGAGLVMKAIIEEGDKEIATKMQELALSEGALPRHLHTSLFTISSDQRMLTNRQLSRHLVGLWTAENPVAMNLLKRILPTGMLAYLDSPDPVPEKDVDRMHIRDNLKIATDQLNRNKVPEWQRIAGKAAKEVEKFAKEKADIVLMHWRDKMGIAQKEQDRNNLNPNQKPVILRKRRQRIKIESNWELFYYRFQLDHARSNLIWNLKTREELRDALEGEMRAFSVDRELGNATVISWNHQEFEVKYECLSDEIKIGDYYLRLLLEEDENEESSAIKRSYEFFNELYHRFLLTPKVTMKCLCLQALAIVYGKCYEEIGPFTDTKYIVGMLDRCTDKLERDRLILFLNKLILNKKNVKEVMDSNGVRILVDLLTLAHLHTSRATVPLQSNVLEAAPDMKRESEKEWYFGNADKERRGPFSFEEMQEFWNTGVLTAKTRCWAQGMDGWRPLQAIPQLKWCLLATGQAVMNESDLATLILNMLITMCSYYPSRDQDNAIIRPLPKIKRMISDNACLPHIVQLLLTFDPILVEKVANVMYLVMQDNPNLQRLYLTGVFFFIMMYTGSNVLPVARFLKYTHLKQAFKSEESKGQDIVQRSVLGPVLPEAMVCYLENYEAERFSEIFLGEFDTPEAIWSSEMRRMMIEKIAAHVADFSPRLQSNTRALYQYCPIPVISFPQLDNELFCNIYYLRHLCDTIRFPNWPIRDAVKLLKDTLEAWKREVEKKPPSMSVDDAYEVLNLPKGQGSHEESKIRKAYFRLAQKYHPDKNPEGRDMFEKVNKAYEFLCTKSARILDGPDPENIILILKAQSILFNRHKQELEPYKYAGYPMLIKTITMETEDEQLFSKTSPLLPAAAELAFHTVNCSALNAEELRRENGIEMLLEALSRCVAVLTASSKPDDMAVQVCGHICRCYSVAAQFEECREKMIELPNIIRDICHILYYGKGLPKTAALAVQCISSFAVDFFLQTHLYHAGVLWHLLVHLFNYDYTLEESGVQASQDTNQQEVANSLAKLSLVALSRLGGYTQIPHTPEGNNPVSETNGIEGTPPENPTIRKSLAAMLTPYISRKLGTGSPAEVLKLLNSNSENPYLIWNNGTRAELLEFLEGQQEGNIRRGENDKSFGAEFVFSDHSKELIVGEIFVRVYNEQPSFPLEYPKAFAASLLDYVGSQAQYLHTLLAMSQSNKVESQQHAERLRFAEMALEALRNVIKNNPGSESECIGHFKLLFSLLRVHGAGRVQQLVLEVVNTVTSNQECVSNIAESLVLSNLLLLLHSLPSSRQMVLETLYALTSNTKIIKEAMAKGALIYLLDLFCNCTHPQVRTQTAELFSKMTSDKLVGPKVRLTLMRFLPGVFMDAMRDNAEAAVHIFEGTHENPELIWNDSSREKVSTTVREMMLEHFKQQKDNPDVNWKLPEDFTVAYGAGQGELEVGGVFLRIFIAQPGWVLRKPREFLVSLLETLTELLEKNNPNGEALETVTTAAVCLFSTQSQLADQVPPLGHLPRILAALNHKNNAVPKSSIRLIHVLSDNELCVRSMASLETIGPLMTGMKMRADMAGLACEALNRMFQKEQTDLVAQALRVELVPYLLKLLEGIGLETLDNPSATKAQIVKALKSMTRSLQYGEQVNEILARSSVWSAFKDQKHDLFISESQTAGYLTGPGVAGYLTAGTGTTVMPSVPPPVDNDIGDQG encoded by the exons GTACAAGCGGGTCTTCTCAGTGGGGACACATGGCATTACCACTTACAACCCTACAACACTAGAAGTAACAAATCAG TGGCCTTATGGAGACATCTGTGGTATCGGTCCAGTAGGAAAAGGTCAGGGAACAGAGTTCAACCTCACATTCCGCAAAGGCAGTGGCAAGAAGTCGGAAACGCTCAAGTTTTCGACAGAGCACCGGACAGAGCTGCTCACTGAAGCGCTG AGATTCAGAACAGAGTTTTCAGAGGGAAAGATAACTGGCAGG CGCTACAACTGCTACAAGCACCACTGGAGTGATACACGAAAGCCTGTGTGTTTAGAGGTGACACCCGGCGGCATCGACCAGATTGACCCCCACACTAACCGGGTGGTGTGTTCCTACGACTATCGGAATGTAGAGGGCTTCGTCGAGGTCTCTGATTACCAGGGAGGATTCTGCATCCTTTATGGCGGCTTCAGCAGGCTG caTCTGTTTGCCTCGGAGCACCGGGATGAAATCATCCGCAGCGCCATAGAGCATGCTGGGAACTTCATTGGCATCACGCTACGACTGAGGAAGGAGGCTCTGACCTTCGAGGATTTTGTGACGGATAGGTTGGGGAAGTACAGCTCAGACGAGAGCATCACTTCACTGGCCGAGTTTGTGGTGCAGAAGATCACCCCTCGCCACCCG GAGCCTGTTAAACGCATCCTGGCACTGACAGAGACATGTCTGGTTGAGAGAGACCCGGCTTCATATAACATAGTCACCATCAAACCCTTCGGAGAG GTATTTGCTCTCATCTGTGACGTAGACAACCCTCAGGTGTTTACAGTTGAATTCATCAGAGGTCAGATCAGGAAGTACTCCTCCACAGAAAG ggACTCCCTGTTAGCCAGCCTACTTGATGGAGTCCGTGCATCAGGCAACAGGGACGTGTGTGTCAAGATGGCCCCCACGCGGCGAGGGCAAAGGTGGGGCCTGCTGAGCATGCCCGTggatgaggaggtggagagtTTGCATCTCAAATTCCTGGCAGCACCTCCTA ATGGAAACTTTGCAGATGCAGTGTTCAGATTCAATGCCAACATATCCTACAGTGGAGTGCTGCATGCAGTTACCCAAGAT GGTCTTTTCTCTGAGAACAAAGAGAAGCTCATCAACAACGCCATCCTGGCTCTTTTATCTCAGGAGGCTGAGCTGCCGGCTCTTAACGCTGAGCTGGAGAGCCATTTCCAGGCCATCCGACGCCTGGTGGCCTCCAAGGCTGGCTTCCAGGCTTTCACCCAGCTCCCTAA GTCTGGTCAAGGGTCTGGACTCACAGATGCAAC GTTTAGGGAAAAGTTGGGAGTAAAGACggtaaaagctttaaaaaggaACAACAATGGTGTGACACATGCTGCTATAGACATGCTCTGTGCCCTTATGTGT CCGATGCACGATGACTACGACCTGAGGCAGGAGCAGCTGAACAAGGCCTCTCTGCTGTCATCTAAGAAGTTCCTGGAAAACCTCCTTGAAAAATTCATCACTAACGTg GACCATGGAACTGGAGCTTTGGTCATCAGCTCCTTACTGGACTTCTTAACATTTGCCCTCTGCGCGCCCTACAGTGAAACCACTGAGGGGCAGCAGTTTGACATGCTGCTTGAGATGGTTGCATCCAATGGACGCACCTTGTTCAAACTCTTCCAG CATCCGTCTATGGCGATAGTGAAGGGAGCTGGGCTGGTGATGAAGGCCATTATTGAG GAGGGAGACAAGGAAATAGCCACTAAGATGCAAGAGCTGGCCCTGAGTGAAGGGGCTCTTCCAAGGCATCTGCACACGTCTTTGTTCACCATCAGCAGTGATCAGAGGATGCTCACCAACAG acaaCTGAGTCGTCACCTGGTGGGACTTTGGACAGCTGAGAACCCTGTTGCCATGAACCTCCTGAAGAGGATACTG CCAACAGGCATGCTGGCTTACCTGGACAGCCCTGACCCAGTCCCAGAGAAAGATGTAGACAGAATGCATATCCGTGACAACTTGAAAATCGCCACG GACCAGCTAAACCGAAACAAAGTGCCTGAGTGGCAGCGGATAGCAGGCAAAGCGGCCAAAGAGGTGGAAAAGTTTGCCAAGGAGAAGGCTGATATAGTGCTGATGCACTGGAGAGATAAGATGGGCATAGCACAGAAGGAG CAGGACAGAAATAACCTG aacCCAAACCAAAAGCCTGTCATCCTAAGGAAAAGAAGGCAGAGAATAAAGATTGAATCCAACTGGGAGCTTTTCTACTACAG ATTCCAGCTGGACCACGCACGGTCCAACCTCATCTGGAACCTGAAGACAAGGGAGGAGCTGCGGGACGCTCTGGAGGGGGAGATGCGCGCCTTCAGCGTAGACCGCGAGCTTGGCAACGCCACCGTCATTTCCTGGAACCACCAGGAGTTTGAG GTGAAATATGAGTGCCTTTCAGATGAGATAAAGATCGGAGATTATTATCTGCGTCTGCTACTCGAGgaggatgaaaatgaagaatCCAGTGCCATCAAGAGATC ATATGAGTTTTTCAACGAGCTCTACCATCGCTTTCTGCTTACACCCAAAGTTACAATGAAGTGCCTGTGCCTGCAGGCGCTCGCTATAGTCTATGGCAAGTGCTACGAGGAGATTGGTCCCTTCACAGATACAAAATACATTGTGGGCATGCTGGACCGA TGTACAGACAAACTGGAAAGAGACAGactcatcctcttcctcaacaAACTCATTCTCAACAAG aaaaatgtaaaggaGGTGATGGACTCAAATGGAGTGCGAATCTTGGTGGACCTACTGACCTTGGCCCATCTGCACACTAGCAGAGCTACTGTGCCCCTACAG AGCAACGTGCTGGAGGCAGCACCAGACATGAAGAGGGAGAGCGAGAAAGAGTGGTACTTTGGGAACGCAGACAAGGAAAGAAGAGGACCTTTCAGTTTTGAGGAG ATGCAAGAGTTTTGGAACACAGGCGTCCTGACAGCAAAGACACGCTGCTGGGCTCAGGGGATGGACGGTTGGCGCCCCCTGCAGGCCATACCCCAGCTGAAATGGTGCCTCCTGGCTACAGGACAGGCAGTGATGAACGAGTCCGACCTGGCTACACTAATCCTTAACATGCTCATCACCATGTGCTCCTACTACCCCAGCAG GGACCAAGATAATGCCATTATCCGTCCTTTGCCTAAAATCAAGAGGATGATCAGTGACAATGCTTGTCTCCCACACATTGTCCAG CTGCTGTTGACTTTTGATCCCATCCTGGTGGAAAAGGTTGCCAATGTTATGTACCTGGTGATGCAAGACAACCCCAATCTGCAGCGCCTATATTTAACTGGGGTGTTCTTCTTCATCATGATGTACACAGGCTCCAACGTGCTTCCTGTAGCAAG GTTCCTGAAGTACACTCACTTGAAGCAAGCCTTCAAATCAGAGGAG TCTAAGGGTCAGGACATAGTGCAGCGAAGTGTTCTCGGGCCGGTGCTGCCTGAAGCAATGGTGTGTTATCTGGAGAACTACGAGGCCGAGCGATTCTCTGAGATATTCCTCGGAGAATTTGACACACCTGAGGCCATTTGGAGCAGCGAGATGAG GCGCATGATGATTGAGAAGATAGCAGCCCATGTAGCTGACTTCAGCCCCAGGCTGCAGAGTAACACACGGGCCCTCTACCAGTACTGCCCCATCCCCGTGATCAGCTTCCCTCAGCTGGACAATGAGCTCTTCTGCAACATCTACTACCTCAGACATCTGTGTGACACCATCCGCTTCCCAAACTGGCCTATTCGAGATGct GTGAAGCTGCTAAAAGACACTCTTGAAGCCTGGAAGAGGGAAGTAGAGAAGAAGCCTCCCTCCATGTCTGTAGATGATGCCTACGAAGTCCTCAACCTCCCCAAAGGACAAGGGTC ACACGAGGAGAGTAAAATCAGGAAAGCTTACTTCAGACTGGCACAGAAGTACCATCCTGACAAGAACCCAGAGGGCAGG GATATGTTTGAGAAAGTGAACAAAGCCTATGAGTTCCTCTGCACAAAGTCTGCCCGCATCCTGGATGGCCCTGACCCAGAAaacatcatcctcatcctcaaagCTCAGAGCATCCTGTTCAACCGACACAAACAAG AACTGGAACCCTACAAATACGCTGGTTACCCCATGCTCATCAAAACAATCACAATGGAGACGGAGGACGAGCAGCTCTTCTCTAAgacctcccctctcctcccggCTGCTGCTGAACTGGCCTTCCACACAGTCAACTGTTCTGCGCTTAACGCAGAGGAGCTGCGCCGCGAGAACGGCATCGAG ATGTTGTTGGAGGCTCTTTCTCGGTGTGTTGCTGTATTAACTGCATCCAGCAAGCCTGATGACATGGCCGTGCAG GTGTGCGGGCACATCTGTAGGTGCTACAGTGTAGCAGCCCAATTTGAGGAATGCAGGGAAAAAATGATTGAACTCCCCAATATCATCAGGGACATTTGTCACATCCTGTACTATGGAAAG GGTCTCCCAAAGACTGCAGCCTTGGCTGTACAGTGCATCAGCTCCTTCGCAGTGGATTTCTTCCTACAGACCCATCTCTACCACGCTGGTGTGCTCTGGCACCTGCTGGTCCACCTCTTCAACTACGACTACACTCTGGAGGAGAGCGGCGTGCAGGCGAGCCAGGACACAAATCAGCAGGAGGTCGCGAACAGCCTGGCCAAGCTCAGCCTGGTAGCTCTCAGCCGTCTCGGAGGCTACACCCAAATACCACACACCCCAGAGGGTAACAATCCGGTTTCAGAGACCAACGGCATCGAGGGCACGCCTCCCGAGAACCCCACCATCCGCAAGAGCTTAGCCGCCATGTTGACGCCATACATCTCAAGGAAGCTGGGAACAGGATCTCCTGCTGAG GTCTTGAAGCTGCTGAATAGTAACTCGGAGAACCCGTACCTGATCTGGAACAACGGAACACGAGCCGAGCTGCTGGAGTTCCTGGAGGGTCAACAGGAGGGAAACATCAGGAGG ggagaaaatgataaaagcttCGGTGCAGAGTTTGTGTTCAGTGACCACAGCAAAGAGCTGATAGTCGGGGAGATCTTTGTGCGGGTCTACAATGAGCAGCCATCTTTTCCACTTGAG TATCCCAAAGCATTTGCAGCCAGTCTGCTGGACTATGTCGGATCCCAGGCCCAGTACCTCCACACTCTCCTGGCCATGAGTCAGAGTAACAAGGTCGAGTCCCAGCAGCACGCTGAGAGGCTCCGCTTTGCTGAGATGGCTTTAGAGGCTCTTCGCAATGTCATCAAGAACAACCCCG GTTCAGAGTCAGAGTGCATCGGCCATTTCAAGCTGCTCTTCTCTTTGTTGCGGGTTCATGGAGCTGGCAGAGTGCAGCAGCTGGTTTTGGAG GTTGTGAATACAGTGACATCTAACCAGGAATGTGTGAGCAACATTGCTGAGTCTCTGGTGTTGTCCAAccttctgttgctgctgcactcGCTCCCCTCCA GCAGACAAATGGTGCTGGAGACCCTGTATGCACTGACTTCGAACACGAAGATCATCAAAGAGGCTATGGCCAAAG GTGCCCTGATATACTTGCTGGACCTCTTCTGTAACTGCACACACCCCCAGGTTCGCACACAGACCGCAGAGCTCTTCTCCAAAATGACCTCAGACAAGCTGGTTGGACCAAAG GTGCGACTGACTCTGATGCGTTTCCTTCCCGGTGTGTTCATGGACGCCATGCGAGACAACGCTGAGGCAGCAGTGCACATATTTGAGGGAACGCATGAAAACCCTGAACTCATCTGGAACGACAGCTCGAGGGAGAAAGTGTCCACCACTGTCCGGGAGATGATGCTTGA GCACTTTAAACAGCAGAAGGATAATCCTGATGTGAACTGGAAA CTGCCAGAGGACTTCACCGTGGCGTATGGAGCAGGACAGGGTGAGCTCGAAGTTGGTGGAGTTTTCCTGCGTATCTTCATTGCCCAGCCGGGCTGGGTGCTACGCAAGCCTCGCGAGTTCCTGGTTTCCCTCCTGGAGactctgactgagctgctggagaagaaCAACCCCAAC GGTGAGGCCCTGGAGACAGTTACCACGGCAGCAGTGTGTCTTTTCAGCACACAGAGCCAGCTGGCTGACCAGGTTCCTCCTCTGGGTCACCTGCCTCGCATCCTGGCAGCACTCAACCACAAGAACAACGCCGTACCCAAGAGCTCCATCCGCCTCATCCACGTGCTGTCAGACAATGAG CTGTGTGTGCGCTCCATGGCTTCTCTGGAGACTATCGGACCCTTGATGACTGGGATGAAAATGCGGGCAGACATGGCTGGATTGGCTTGTGAGGCTCTCAACCGCATGTTCCAGAAGGAGCAGACAGATCTGGTAGCCCAG GCTCTAAGAGTGGAGCTGGTTCCATACCTTCTGAAGTTACTGGAAGGAATTGGCCTGGAGACATTAGACAACCCTTCAGCTACCAAGGCCCAGATAGTAAAGGCTCTCAAGTCCATGACTCGCAGTCTGCAGTACGGTGAACAG GTGAATGAAATTCTTGCAAGGTCCTCGGTGTGGAGCGCCTTCAAAGACCAGAAACATGATCTTTTCATCTCAGAGTCTCAGACCGCAGGCTACCTGACAG GTCCAGGAGTCGCAGGTTACCTTACAGCAGGAACTGGCACCACGGTAATGCCCAGCGTCCCACCCCCTGTGGACAACGACATTGGAGACCAAGGctga